From the Natrarchaeobaculum aegyptiacum genome, one window contains:
- a CDS encoding DUF4157 domain-containing protein — MTNWKRSRNADSDDETSDTSRVQTADTASSSAAVRDGSPKPLAAAALEHARVETHLEAATFDHSAAAVDLADSAVPRLFGRDEGQIQRSLEGTDTTIDEVPGKVLDVLSNGGQPLDQPVQRALEERMDADFSDVRIHTGGTAAKAAEAIDAKAFTCGNDIVFNSGEYDPETPEGQHLLAHELAHVTQQNGGAPISMMPQEGADLEIDPDPQLEREADEAATQALSGEEPLVVNRMGTDVHVQRSVKGALSSVAERVPGISGTDQDQDQDSDDDLELQELDDGDLVETVGTLVENQQKLISQIQSGKTRQSLTERLGKATGKGAIGAVGGLVGAAAGTLIAPGVGTAGGAVAGQQVVSELASGIASDVSKAAYDPVFESGSDAIAQQSSDFSSYIEKLVDEKIRQRFGGAETGVGDSTGDAQSRRG; from the coding sequence ATGACAAACTGGAAGCGCTCCCGGAACGCGGACTCGGACGACGAGACGAGCGACACGTCACGGGTACAGACAGCCGACACGGCGTCTTCGTCGGCTGCTGTCCGTGATGGAAGCCCCAAACCGCTGGCGGCGGCTGCTCTCGAGCATGCCCGGGTGGAGACCCACCTCGAGGCAGCGACGTTCGATCACTCCGCTGCGGCCGTGGATCTCGCTGATTCGGCGGTTCCACGACTATTCGGTCGTGACGAGGGTCAGATCCAGCGCTCGCTCGAGGGGACCGACACGACCATCGACGAGGTTCCCGGCAAGGTCCTGGACGTGCTGAGCAACGGTGGCCAACCGCTGGATCAGCCCGTCCAGCGCGCCCTCGAGGAGCGGATGGACGCCGATTTCTCGGACGTGCGCATTCACACGGGCGGCACTGCAGCGAAAGCCGCTGAGGCGATCGACGCGAAGGCGTTTACCTGCGGGAACGATATCGTGTTCAACTCGGGCGAGTACGATCCTGAAACTCCGGAGGGCCAGCACCTTCTGGCGCACGAACTCGCCCACGTCACACAACAGAACGGCGGCGCACCGATCAGCATGATGCCTCAGGAGGGCGCTGACCTCGAGATCGACCCTGATCCCCAACTCGAGCGAGAGGCCGACGAGGCCGCAACGCAGGCACTCTCTGGTGAGGAGCCGCTGGTCGTCAACCGGATGGGAACGGATGTACACGTGCAGCGATCGGTCAAAGGCGCACTGTCATCGGTCGCCGAACGGGTCCCCGGTATCAGTGGGACTGACCAGGATCAGGACCAAGACAGCGACGACGACCTCGAGTTGCAGGAACTCGACGACGGTGATCTGGTGGAGACGGTCGGCACGCTGGTCGAAAACCAGCAGAAGCTCATCAGTCAGATCCAATCCGGTAAAACGCGTCAATCGCTCACCGAGCGCTTAGGGAAAGCCACCGGCAAAGGAGCGATCGGTGCGGTCGGTGGGCTAGTCGGTGCCGCTGCTGGTACGTTGATCGCCCCCGGTGTGGGCACTGCTGGTGGCGCGGTTGCCGGCCAGCAGGTCGTCTCCGAACTCGCCTCCGGCATCGCCAGTGATGTCTCCAAAGCCGCCTATGATCCCGTCTTCGAGAGCGGATCCGACGCGATCGCTCAGCAGTCCAGTGACTTTAGCAGTTACATCGAAAAGTTGGTCGACGAAAAGATCCGACAGCGCTTCGGTGGGGCAGAGACTGGAGTGGGTGACTCGACGGGTGACGCACAGAGTAGGAGGGGATAA
- a CDS encoding DUF4157 domain-containing protein, which yields MTDWTRSRNARSKSDSDNETSDKSQAKTAETTSSSAALQNGSSKLLAAAALEQDAAKVETHLAPARLDNSAAAVDLADSAVPRLFGRDEGQIQRSLEGTDTTIDEVPGKVLDVLSNGGQPLDQPVQRALEERMDADFSDVRIHTGGTAAKAAEAIDAKAFTCGNDIVFNSGEYDPESPEGQHLLAHELAHVTQQNGGAPISMMPQEGADLEIDPDPQLEREADAAAEQALSGEEPLVVSRMGTDVHIQRMPAGAPVKGAEGGAGLAGRVSAIEESLSELEPLKSLADRTDELKAQLDGSGDDGVAKKVGAAGIWGSVGAALTQAQHAGADALGVESLLGNLTGDAHADAVLGTVIAGTTAAKVTGGKEGISALKKRAKAWFSEWRAKSDEDEHKSREEEETEDEDDSVLGIF from the coding sequence ATGACAGACTGGACGCGTTCTCGGAACGCGCGCTCGAAATCGGACTCGGACAACGAGACGAGCGACAAATCACAGGCGAAGACAGCGGAGACAACGTCCTCGTCGGCCGCTCTACAAAATGGAAGTTCTAAACTCCTGGCGGCCGCCGCACTCGAGCAAGATGCAGCCAAGGTCGAGACTCACCTCGCCCCGGCCAGACTCGACAACTCCGCTGCGGCCGTGGATCTCGCTGATTCGGCGGTTCCACGACTATTCGGTCGTGACGAGGGTCAGATTCAGCGCTCGCTCGAGGGAACCGACACGACCATCGACGAGGTGCCCGGCAAGGTCCTGGACGTGCTGAGCAACGGTGGCCAACCGCTGGATCAGCCCGTCCAGCGCGCCCTCGAGGAGCGGATGGACGCCGATTTCTCGGACGTGCGCATTCACACGGGCGGCACTGCAGCGAAAGCTGCTGAGGCGATCGACGCGAAGGCGTTTACCTGCGGGAACGATATCGTGTTTAATTCGGGCGAGTACGACCCCGAAAGTCCGGAGGGTCAGCACTTGCTCGCGCACGAACTCGCCCACGTCACACAACAGAACGGTGGCGCGCCGATTTCGATGATGCCCCAGGAGGGCGCTGATCTCGAGATTGACCCTGATCCGCAGTTAGAACGGGAGGCCGACGCGGCGGCCGAGCAGGCACTCTCCGGTGAGGAGCCGCTGGTCGTGAGTCGGATGGGGACGGACGTCCACATTCAGCGGATGCCTGCCGGTGCTCCAGTGAAAGGTGCAGAAGGTGGCGCGGGCCTGGCCGGCCGGGTGAGTGCCATCGAGGAGTCACTAAGTGAGCTGGAGCCGTTGAAGTCACTGGCCGATCGGACCGACGAGCTCAAAGCACAACTGGACGGTTCGGGCGACGACGGGGTCGCGAAGAAAGTTGGCGCGGCCGGTATTTGGGGCAGCGTCGGTGCCGCACTCACCCAAGCTCAGCATGCTGGTGCTGACGCCCTTGGCGTCGAAAGCCTTCTCGGCAACCTCACTGGCGATGCCCACGCCGACGCCGTTCTCGGAACGGTCATTGCCGGGACCACCGCCGCGAAGGTCACTGGCGGCAAAGAAGGCATCTCCGCGCTCAAAAAGCGCGCCAAAGCGTGGTTCTCCGAGTGGCGAGCCAAGAGTGACGAAGACGAGCACAAGAGCCGGGAAGAAGAAGAAACTGAAGACGAAGATGATAGTGTTCTGGGAATCTTCTGA
- a CDS encoding DUF6760 family protein → MIQLYDRETLYEEVAFVAYHFGWNHDTVLELPHWERHRWCEEISKINERMNDGPPPSPQLEDTHSGSILEDDGKGTVLQNSLEDL, encoded by the coding sequence GTGATACAGCTGTACGACCGCGAGACGCTCTACGAAGAGGTTGCGTTCGTGGCCTATCACTTCGGATGGAATCACGACACGGTGCTCGAACTCCCACACTGGGAGCGACACCGGTGGTGTGAAGAGATCAGCAAGATCAACGAACGGATGAACGACGGACCGCCACCGTCACCGCAGCTCGAGGACACCCACTCCGGAAGCATCCTCGAAGACGACGGCAAGGGAACCGTCCTCCAGAACTCCCTGGAGGATCTCTAG
- a CDS encoding phage tail protein, producing the protein MTYTDQSDPYTQFNFEVQVDGEPVAGFSEISGITMQLETVQYREGGVNDHVHSLPGTFSHANLVMERGMTEDATFWQWIEEVMSGTVTRKDVVIKLQEEFQGQSVWGWEFTGAYPTRWQGPDLIGAKNRMAFESIELTYQRFETVSGLPE; encoded by the coding sequence ATGACGTACACAGATCAGAGCGACCCATACACACAGTTCAATTTCGAAGTACAGGTCGACGGCGAACCGGTCGCCGGCTTTTCAGAGATATCCGGTATCACGATGCAACTGGAGACCGTCCAGTACCGGGAAGGCGGCGTCAACGACCACGTCCACTCGCTGCCGGGGACGTTTTCGCACGCGAATCTCGTGATGGAACGCGGGATGACCGAAGATGCGACGTTCTGGCAGTGGATCGAGGAGGTTATGAGCGGTACCGTGACGCGGAAAGACGTCGTCATCAAATTGCAGGAGGAGTTTCAGGGACAGAGCGTCTGGGGCTGGGAGTTTACCGGTGCCTATCCGACCCGATGGCAGGGGCCCGACCTCATCGGTGCGAAAAACCGGATGGCGTTCGAGTCGATCGAGTTGACCTACCAGCGGTTCGAAACGGTGTCGGGACTCCCGGAATAG
- a CDS encoding DUF4255 domain-containing protein, which produces MTYSAIADVTTAIVELLREHAAEAATPLDPSGIEAVAPDAVDSLSGLELAVYPYRIATDNRAGTAVKQVTGTTRSDPPLTLSVRYLLIAYTDHDETRAESGDGRSGPLERGTSLGAALQILHDNQQLDPNDSPAALYQNESLTITFVDEPLDEMLSLWAQFEGASYRPTAAIEVAPVVIQSLNEEEFTRVDERETRVGRHTDGADTDETPDRLDIPDNS; this is translated from the coding sequence ATGACGTACAGCGCCATAGCCGACGTGACGACGGCGATCGTCGAACTCTTGCGGGAGCACGCGGCGGAAGCGGCAACGCCACTCGATCCGTCCGGGATCGAAGCAGTTGCTCCTGATGCGGTCGATTCGCTCTCCGGGCTCGAACTCGCAGTGTATCCGTACCGGATTGCGACGGACAATCGGGCCGGAACGGCGGTCAAGCAAGTGACCGGCACGACCCGCTCCGATCCGCCGCTGACGCTTTCGGTGCGGTATCTACTGATCGCCTATACTGATCACGATGAGACGCGAGCGGAGAGTGGTGACGGACGATCGGGACCTCTCGAGCGGGGGACGAGTCTGGGTGCTGCGTTGCAGATTCTTCACGACAACCAGCAGCTCGATCCGAACGACTCGCCGGCGGCGCTGTATCAGAACGAGTCGCTCACGATAACGTTCGTCGACGAACCACTCGACGAGATGCTATCGCTGTGGGCCCAGTTCGAGGGTGCGAGCTATCGTCCGACCGCCGCGATCGAGGTTGCGCCGGTCGTGATCCAATCGTTGAACGAGGAAGAGTTTACGCGTGTCGATGAACGGGAAACTCGCGTCGGGCGTCACACAGACGGAGCCGATACCGATGAGACGCCGGATCGTCTCGACATACCTGATAACTCGTAG
- a CDS encoding ATP-binding protein, whose amino-acid sequence MNMYTDAGDHLRAEFERIGTVLECVVETEIRGEESNEPGRLVGETRLATFTGAEPPPTTDAIETAQQRAETIEERIAESRDEAIALPLDDLCRTFDLSREEKDVLLFVLAPEIDRSITDIYGRLDGSGQALLPTVAIVERLLWYAGHRETTPTGDRHDALSQSTPLFEYGIVDRTAREDASPSRLDVLSVDDRIVEFLQGDDSLDLRVRTRLERETRIRDQPLTIADADASLEELLIAPECRADLEALPDPDGRGRRVYVHGPEGAGMHRAVEAVCESDRLLRADLRAVLADDRLEAVVREARLLGLPLVLHHADQAVADADQSLEAIVHRVGDLERGLYVVGRESWTPSNRRDRTLDAIQSFSRPTIAQRREFWTDRADQFAADIDPERLASTFDLTQGQLEAALTTARTLAADSEPTVDDIRAGCRAQSADALADLAQHVEPDLSWDDIKLGDETRRQLETLEAHVTNRGRIYDDWGFRDRDKNAGVVALFKGLPGTGKTMAAEVLAKEVGMDVYKIDLSSVVSKYIGETEENLEEIFQAAEQSNAILLFDEADSIFGDRAEVSDATDRYANVEVNYLLQRIEHYDGIIVLTTNYAQNIDTAFSRRITHTIRFEKPDAATRRAIWESIFPPSMPVENIDTEWLADFEYSGGTIDNLAKHIAIYAAEADAETITMRHVVEALEQYKRDRNSRIQDRDFEPYLEYLQGPTEREQQQQRHRIRHDEN is encoded by the coding sequence ATGAATATGTACACCGACGCCGGAGACCACTTGCGCGCGGAGTTCGAGCGGATCGGCACGGTTCTCGAGTGTGTCGTCGAGACGGAAATCCGAGGCGAGGAGTCCAACGAGCCGGGCCGTCTCGTCGGTGAGACCCGTCTGGCCACGTTCACCGGAGCTGAGCCGCCACCCACGACGGATGCCATCGAAACGGCACAACAGAGAGCCGAAACGATCGAAGAACGCATCGCCGAGAGCCGCGACGAAGCTATCGCACTGCCGCTGGACGACCTCTGCCGGACGTTCGACCTGTCCCGGGAAGAGAAAGACGTGTTGTTGTTCGTCCTCGCCCCCGAAATCGATCGGTCGATCACCGATATCTACGGACGGCTGGATGGCTCTGGACAGGCACTGTTACCCACGGTCGCGATCGTCGAGCGACTGCTATGGTACGCAGGCCACCGGGAGACGACCCCGACTGGCGACCGCCACGACGCGCTCTCCCAATCCACGCCGCTATTCGAGTACGGCATCGTCGACCGAACGGCAAGAGAGGACGCCAGTCCGTCGAGGCTCGACGTCCTCTCCGTCGACGACCGCATCGTCGAGTTTCTTCAGGGAGACGATAGCCTCGATTTGAGAGTACGGACGCGCCTCGAGCGGGAGACCCGAATCCGGGACCAGCCACTGACGATCGCAGACGCAGACGCGTCGCTCGAGGAGCTGCTGATAGCCCCGGAGTGTCGGGCGGATCTGGAGGCCCTGCCCGATCCCGATGGTCGGGGCCGGCGCGTCTACGTCCACGGCCCAGAGGGAGCCGGAATGCACCGTGCTGTGGAAGCCGTCTGTGAGAGCGACCGGCTGCTCCGGGCCGACCTGCGGGCGGTCCTCGCGGACGACCGCCTCGAGGCGGTCGTCCGCGAGGCGCGACTGCTCGGCCTCCCGCTCGTCCTCCACCACGCCGACCAGGCTGTTGCCGACGCGGATCAGTCACTCGAGGCGATCGTCCACCGCGTCGGCGACCTCGAGAGGGGGCTCTACGTCGTCGGCCGGGAGTCGTGGACGCCGTCGAACCGGCGGGACCGAACACTGGACGCGATCCAGTCGTTTTCGCGACCGACTATCGCACAGAGACGGGAATTCTGGACGGACCGGGCTGACCAGTTCGCGGCGGATATCGATCCGGAACGGCTGGCGAGCACGTTCGATCTGACCCAGGGACAGCTGGAGGCGGCGCTGACGACGGCTCGAACGCTGGCTGCCGACAGCGAGCCGACCGTCGACGACATACGCGCCGGCTGTCGCGCTCAGTCCGCCGACGCGCTCGCGGACCTGGCACAGCACGTCGAGCCCGACCTGTCGTGGGACGACATCAAACTCGGCGACGAGACGAGACGCCAACTCGAGACCCTCGAGGCCCACGTCACGAACCGCGGGCGTATCTACGACGACTGGGGGTTTCGCGACCGCGACAAGAACGCGGGCGTCGTCGCCCTGTTCAAGGGGTTGCCGGGGACCGGGAAGACGATGGCCGCCGAGGTGCTGGCAAAGGAAGTCGGGATGGACGTCTACAAGATCGACCTCTCGTCGGTCGTCTCGAAGTACATCGGCGAAACCGAGGAGAATCTCGAGGAGATCTTCCAGGCAGCCGAGCAGTCGAACGCGATCCTGCTGTTCGACGAGGCCGACTCCATCTTCGGCGACCGGGCGGAAGTTTCCGACGCGACCGATCGGTACGCGAACGTCGAAGTGAACTACCTGCTCCAGCGGATCGAACACTACGACGGCATCATCGTGTTGACGACCAACTACGCACAGAACATCGATACCGCCTTTTCCCGGCGTATCACGCATACGATCCGCTTCGAGAAACCCGACGCAGCGACGCGACGGGCGATCTGGGAGTCGATTTTCCCACCGTCGATGCCCGTCGAGAACATCGACACCGAGTGGCTCGCCGACTTCGAGTACAGCGGCGGGACGATCGACAACCTCGCGAAACACATCGCGATCTACGCCGCCGAGGCCGACGCCGAGACGATCACGATGCGACACGTCGTCGAAGCGCTCGAACAGTACAAACGCGACCGAAACAGTCGGATTCAGGACCGTGACTTCGAACCGTATCTCGAGTATCTCCAGGGACCGACCGAACGAGAACAACAGCAACAACGCCACCGGATTCGCCACGATGAGAACTGA
- a CDS encoding DUF4157 domain-containing protein, with translation MSVESRVASPQPTTNNSRIPGWQSAFTLVFNSGEYDPESPEGQHLIAHEVVHTLQQPDAPISMMPKTEVEMEVDPDPAAEREADEIAGQVMRGWETGLEGEMADTEIHVQRFTGAIADIGSTVASFAKVNHETLKNDQKREADSYAQMGATEGSVEDRVENLEEQVSELGKYVSEQIRPASTKRKMVSEAGKDALSSGAGLATGAGIAALGLAGPLGAIIGAGLAGAATKGMLDTSPAIGQTAEQMASGRVHEKAGALRDRLPGWLGGRDEDDDWNDNDGTGLR, from the coding sequence ATGAGTGTCGAATCCCGTGTCGCGTCGCCGCAGCCGACGACGAACAACTCACGTATCCCTGGCTGGCAGTCGGCGTTCACACTCGTGTTCAACTCCGGCGAGTACGATCCCGAGAGTCCGGAAGGCCAGCATCTCATCGCCCACGAGGTCGTCCACACGCTGCAGCAACCCGACGCTCCCATCTCGATGATGCCCAAAACCGAAGTCGAGATGGAGGTCGACCCCGACCCGGCCGCCGAACGCGAGGCCGACGAGATCGCCGGCCAGGTCATGCGCGGCTGGGAGACCGGCCTCGAGGGCGAGATGGCCGACACCGAAATCCACGTCCAGCGGTTTACGGGGGCCATCGCCGATATCGGCAGTACTGTGGCAAGTTTCGCGAAGGTCAACCACGAAACGCTGAAAAACGATCAGAAGCGTGAAGCCGACAGCTACGCTCAGATGGGGGCCACCGAGGGCTCGGTCGAAGACCGAGTCGAAAATCTCGAGGAGCAGGTGTCCGAACTCGGCAAGTACGTCTCCGAACAGATCCGGCCCGCCTCGACCAAACGAAAGATGGTCTCCGAGGCTGGAAAGGACGCCCTCTCGAGTGGAGCCGGATTAGCGACTGGCGCGGGGATTGCCGCGTTAGGGCTGGCAGGCCCGCTGGGGGCGATTATTGGAGCCGGTCTGGCTGGGGCTGCCACTAAAGGCATGCTCGATACCAGCCCTGCCATCGGTCAGACTGCCGAGCAAATGGCATCTGGTCGCGTCCATGAGAAGGCTGGTGCCTTGCGCGACCGCCTGCCAGGCTGGCTCGGTGGCCGGGATGAGGATGACGATTGGAACGATAACGATGGGACCGGTCTGAGGTGA